One part of the Lycium ferocissimum isolate CSIRO_LF1 chromosome 8, AGI_CSIRO_Lferr_CH_V1, whole genome shotgun sequence genome encodes these proteins:
- the LOC132068439 gene encoding 2-hydroxyisoflavanone dehydratase-like, whose product MAASYNLDEVVTDFFPYYRLYKDGRVQRFYELHGITEVPPSPEDPATGVSSKDVNISPHVSARLYLPKNTTADQKLPVLVYYHGGGLVVGSAFFKTEHCYLNHLVSESNCVAISVNYRLAPENDLPTLYQDCWDALQWVASQADATTVNKEPWIENHGDFNRMFVAGDSAGGNIVYNMVMRAGRESLIGDFELLGAVLAFPFFLFPSLENIEHTMMYKLWNTICPQSEQGINSPMANPVAERSPSLSMLGCSRFFVCTGEKDELIPREIVIQFVEAVKESEWKGEIEFIEVEGEGHCFQAANPEAEKAKDLIKRMASFIQCK is encoded by the exons ATGGCAGCTTCCTACAACCTCGATGAGGTAGTCACTGATTTCTTCCCTTACTATCGACTCTATAAAGACGGACGAGTACAGCGTTTCTACGAACTTCATGGTATAACCGAAGTTCCACCATCGCCAGAAGATCCAGCCACGGGCGTATCATCCAAAGACGTGAACATCTCCCCTCACGTCTCCGCCAGGCTCTACCTTCCAAAGAACACCACCGCCGATCAAAAGCTGCCCGTCTTGGTTTATTACCACGGCGGAGGACTTGTGGTGGGATCCGCCTTCTTCAAAACGGAGCATTGTTACCTCAACCATTTGGTTTCTGAATCAAACTGTGTCGCCATCTCTGTAAATTACAG GCTTGCCCCAGAGAATGACTTGCCAACACTTTACCAGGACTGTTGGGATGCCCTTCAGTGGGTCGCTTCACAAGCTGATGCTACCACCGTTAACAAAGAACCATGGATAGAAAACCACGGTGATTTTAACAGAATGTTCGTTGCAGGGGATAGTGCTGGTGGCAATATAGTCTATAACATGGTCATGAGAGCCGGTAGAGAAAGCTTAATTGGAGATTTTGAACTCTTGGGTGCCGTCTtggctttccctttcttcttgTTCCCATCGCTAGAAAACATTGAGCACACTATGATGTACAAGCTTTGGAATACCATTTGCCCACAGTCTGAACAGGGAATTAATAGCCCAATGGCTAATCCAGTTGCTGAAAGGAGCCCGAGCTTATCGATGTTAGGGTGCTCCAGATTTTTCGTATGTACAGGGGAGAAAGATGAGCTTATCCCAAGAGAAATTGTAATTCAATTCGTTGAAGCGGTGAAGGAAAGTGAGTGGAAAGGAGAAATAGAGTTTATTGAGGTTGAAGGTGAAGGTCACTGCTTTCAGGCTGCTAATCCTGAAGCTGAGAAAGCAAAAGATCTGATCAAGCGCATGGCTTCTTTCATCCAATGCAAGTGA